AaatatgaagaaactgaggctaggGTTCCCTGGTGTCCAGGGCCTGGCTGCCTTTACCATCTAGGTGACCTGGGCCAGGATAGGATGTACCTTGGTGCTCTCACCCTCCCAACCTTGGCCTTCCCAGGTGCACAGTGATTTCACAGCGGCAGCCACAAGGGGTGCCATGGCAGTTATTGATGGCAATGTGATGGCCATCAACCCCAGTGAGGAGACCAAGATGCAGATGTTCATCTGGAACAACATCTTCTTCAGCCTGGGCTTTGATGTCCGGGACCACTACAAAGACTTTGGTGGGGATGTGGCAGCCTACGTGGCACCCACCAATGACCTGAATGGTGTTCGCACATACAATGCCGTGGATGTAGAGGGACTGTACACACTGGGTACAGTGGTAGTGGATTACCGTGGCTACCGGGTCACAGCTCAGTCCATCATCCCTGGCATCCTGGAACGGGACCAGGAGCAGAGTGTCATCTATGGCTCCATTGACTTTGGCAAGACAGTGGTGTCACACCCACGCTATCTGGAGCTGTTGGAGCGCACCAGCCGGCCCCTCAAGATCCTTCGTCACCGAGTGCTCAATGACCGAGACGAGGAGGTGGAGCTCTGCTCCTCGGTCGAGTGTAAGGGCATCATTGGCAATGATGGGCGCCACTACATCCTTGACCTACTGCGCACCTTCCCACCGGACCTCAACTTCCTTCCTGTGCCTGGTGAGGAGCTACCTGAGGAGTGCTCTCGAGCTGGTTTCCCCCGAACCCATCGACACAAGCTGTGCTGTTTGCGCCAGGAGCTAGTGGATGCTTTTGTGGAGCACAGGTGAGGAATGGCTGCTGTTGAACTAGACTGACAGGGAAGCTGGCTCAGGATCATCTGTTCTGAGGGAAATTCTGGAAGGGAGAAACCCAGCCTGCTTCCTAGAGCCTGAATATAAACCTCAGCCTTTGCCTGCCTCAGATCTCCAGATGCAGGAACACAGGGCCTCTGTCAATTGTAGACTAGCAAGTGGCTAACCAGTATTCCAGCAGAGTGGTCCTGGGCTTTTAAGGAAATTCCAGTCAGTGTAGATGTGGAGCTGGGAGGGGCTCAGTGAGGGAGTGCTTacgatggagacaggaggacttGGATTCAGATCCCCGAAGAATACAAACTTGAGTCATGAGCTGTGTCTAACCCCACCACTGAGGGGAAGAATACAAACTTGAGTCATGAGCTGTGTCTAACCCCACCACTGAGGGGAGAGGACAGACACAAGATCCTCATAGGCGCTTGCAAGCTGCTATGTAGTGCAAGTTCAGTACAGGTCCTATCTCGAGGGACTAAGGTAGCGGTAATATAGCAGGACAGCTGATGGCTTCCTGtggcttccatgtgcacatacacacacccacataaagacccaaagtcaggtgtggtggggcacacctttaatcccagaacgcaggaggtagaagcaggtggatctctaagttagAGGccaagtctggtctacacagagagaccctgtctcctaataaataaatgttttaatatagTATAATGACAGGAAGAAGGTCACAGTACAGGGCTGGGAAGTGGGGCTTCAGAGTGCTGGGCTGCTGGCACTGACCGCACCCATTTGCTGTCTCACACCACGATGAACTCTTTCCAGATGCATTGGCGTTCCTCTTCCTCACTGCTGAGAGCCCTGCTCTAGagcttctccctccccccatatGCCCTCACTGCCTTCTAACTTGAGGACAGTTTagtggggttttgtttatttgcttttgaagcagggtcttactgtgtagcaaaagctggcctggaactggcaaTACTGTcccagcctccctagtgctggccCCAGAGACATGGACTCTGggcctgcctttttatttttggggtttttttgttttgttttttgtttttcgagacaaggcttctctggaactcactccaaagaccaggctggccttgaactcagatctgtctgcctctgcctctgcttccccagttctGAGATTATAGATGGTGACACCTGCCTGACTTGCTTTTGAAGAGTTTATTGCTATAGCTGTGTGTATGACTCTTGCCTACATCTGTGTGGACCACATGCATGCCCATATTTCCTGTAAAGGTTACAAGAGGGCATTGCACTCTCTGGAACTGAagtacagatggttgggagccactatGTCAGTACAGGAAAGCGAATCTGTAAGaatagcaagtactcttaaccagtgGACAGCCTGGCTACAGTCTACAGCCCCTTGCTTCATCATGCCTGCTTCGCTGCTCTTAGGTACCTTCTCTTCATGAAGCTGGCTGCCTTACAGTTGATGCAGCAGAAGGCCAGCAAGGTGGAGACCACCACCTCCCTGGAGAATGGTGACCTTCCCTCCTCAGCAGAGACCAAATCTGAAGATTCAATAGGACCTGAAGCAGgatgtgaggaggaggagggcagcagtGTGAGTGGCCTCGCCAAGGTGAAGGAGCTGGCAGAGACCATCGCCTCAGATGATGGCACAGGTGgggttgcttgcttgtttggagAGCCCAAGCTGGTCCTGGCAGCTTagccatggggggaggggggggtcatGATctctgagaggcaggcagatatcccTAGAGTGGGTTGGGTAAGAAGCTCACAGTGCACAGCTCTACCTACCATCCTTGCCCGCCTGTCTCCACAGTAGACCCTCGAAGCCGAGAGGTGATCCGAAATGCCTGCAAGGCTGTTGGCTCCATCAGCAGCACGGCCTTTGATATTCGCTTCAATCCTGACATCTTCTCCCCAGGCAAGTAAGAATGGATAATCAGTGAGTGAACCCTGCAACTGAGGGCAAAGCATCATGGGATGGGCTTGGGCTCTTCAGTAGCAGAAAGCTTCTCCCCTGATGTCATCTGCCTAGCTCAAGCCTTCCTGCTCTACCTTCCCAGGGGTTCGATTTCCTGAGTCCTGCCAGGATGAAGTTCGGGACCAGAAGCAGCTGTTGAAAGATGCTGCTGCCTTCCTGCTCTCCTGCCAGATCCCTGGTTTGGTGAGGGAGGGGCTGAAAGGTTGGGTTGGGGCTGCTGAAAGGGGCTGTTGCAGACCTTGGTGCCTCCTGCTCCTTGGTCTCTGGATCACATAGAAAACCTTCTTGTAACTGCTGCATTGGCCTCTCCTAGCCTGGCATACTGGCTGTGCCCAATAAGTCAAAGGAGGCATCAGACATAGATAGGCTGTGCCCTGCCAAAGCTGAGATTCTGGTCCTTTGAGGCACAAATAACAGAGGCCTAGTATTTCCTGTCCAACTGATTCCACTAGCTTTTTGCCTAGGCTCCTGAGTGACAGGCTTACTTCCTCTTATCCCTGGGTTGGGTGCCATTTTTGCCTCAGGTTTGTGAGTCTCTCACGCTGTGGTTTCTTCTCACATGACCAGATGGCCCTGTGCCACCTGTGGGACTTGGGTCTTTACCCAAGAGGTCAGGCTGCTGCCCAAAGGCAGGGTCACTCTTCTTGTTCCCTTTGCTCATCGAGAAGGCAGGATAGGTTCCTGTGCCTTTTTTACACCTTGGGCCCTCTCTTCCTcatggaagccagggcttcagTTCTGTCCTTCCGTTAGGGCTCTAGGGAAGACCCAGAGGGGTAGGGGCAAAGGGCTAGGGCTGGTCTTGACCTGATGCAGCCCCACAGGTAAAGGATTGCACAGAGTATGCTGTGCTGCCCATGGATGGGGCCACACTGGCTGAGGTGATGCGCCAGCGTGGCATCAACATGCGATACCTGGGCAAGGTGCTGGATCTGGTGCTGCGGAGCCCAGCCCGAGACCAGCTGGACCACATTTATGTGAGTGGGGCTTGgcctgggaggtggtggcagctGGAGGCCTGGGACCTGCCCGAGACTTCCTTCTTTGACTCCCCCAGAAAATCGGCATCGGAGAGCTCATCACACGCTCCGCCAAGCACATCTTCAAGACATATCTACAGGTGCCGCCCTCTTCCCCAACTTAGTGGGACCTCCCCGGGTGGCATGGGGCCTGGAGAAGAGCCCTGGGTGGGGGCTTAGGGCCATCCTGACTTCAACCAAaacttggctcagggagtggagCTCTCAGGCCTCTCAGCTGCCATCAGCCACTTCCTGAACTGTTTCCTGAGCTCTTACCCCAACCCTGTGGCCCACCTGCCTGCTGATGAGCTGCTCTCCAAGAAAAGGAACAAGAGGAGGAAAAACAGGCCCCCAGGAGCTGCAGACAACACTGCCTGGGCTGTGATGACCCCCCAAGAGCTCTGGAAGAACATATGCCATGAGGCCAAAAACTACTTTGACTTCACCCTTGAGTggtatgggcacaggggacagGGGTCACCACAGTGTaggagactgggggtggggttggggcagCATCTAGGGCCTGTGGTCTAAGGGTAGTAGATTGAAGACAGCAGGCAAACAGGCTTAGTTATGTGGGACCAGCGTGGGGAAGTGGGGCTGGCTGTGAGGGTTTATGCTAAGCAGTGGATAGCATTGATTATGGACTATGGAGTTGAGCAGCTGTCCAGAGTGGCAGGTGGGTGCAGGGCTgctcagcccctgctcctgcccctagtgattctgtggaccaggctgtggAGACCTACGGGCTGCAGAAGATAACACTGCTGCGGGAGATCTCACTGAAAACCGGGATCCAGGTGGGCCCTCCTTTCCAGCCTGGCCCACAAAACAAGGGGACGGGAGCTTTCTTGGGATGGTAGTCTCTGGACATGTGATGGGAGGCTGGGAGGTGCTGTTCTTGTGTCCATGGCTGAGACTTTGGGTGTTGGGCCCTGTCCCCAGATTCTGCTGAAGGAATACAGCTTTGATAGCCGCCACAAGCCTGCCTTCACTGAGGAAGATGTGCTCAATATCTTCCCTGTGGTCAAGCATGTCAACCCCAAGGCGTCGGATGCCTTCCACTTCTTCCAGAGTGGACAGGCCAAAGTACAGCAGGGTGCGTGGCACTGTGGGCTGGGGGAAACGGGAGTGTCTCTTGCCCAGTCCTGACCTTGCCACTCCGGCTGCCTCGTAGGCTTCCTGAAAGAAGGCTGTGAGCTCATCAATGAGGCTCTGAACCTGTTCAACAATGTTTACGGAGCCATGCACGTGGAGATCTGTGCCTGTCTGCGTCTTCTGGCCCGCCTCCACTACATCATGGGTGATTATGCCGAGGTGTGTAGGCTGTGGCACTTCTGGCTGTCACGTATTAGTTGGGGCTGCATGAAGGAAAGGTCTGGGGACCCCGCCATCACCCCCCTGTTAAAACAGGGAGAATGGGTTTCCATGGAGGGAGGTCCAAAGTTCTTGTTCTGTGAGCTCACCAGCTCTTCTTGCTGTCCTTGGGAGAACTCAGTAGCTGCCTGTGCTCTGTAAGGTGAACATGACACCGCTCAGGGACACAGGCAAGAGAGCCAGTGAGTAAGAGCTGTGACACAATACCTGGCCTTTGAGTGACCATGGGAAGACCAGCTGATGGTCTCTTGTTTTCTTCGGTGTTTTGTGGTATTCCAGCTATTTTGCTGGTCCCCAGGCTCTCGGTATGCTTTGGGCCCCCTGCTCTTTCAACCAGAGGCTGTCCTATGAAAGCTTTTTAGAAATTAATGCATTTTCAGATGTTGGCTTTTGCATAGGCTTTGTTAGGGAAGAAGATGTAGAATGATAAGAGTTTCCGATGGTCTCTGTGGTGAAGACCTCCTCAGTCAGAGCAGCCATTATCCTTGTGCCTGTGTGCAAAGGATAGGGACTCCAGGCTAGCCCGTGCTGTGTGGGGCTGCTCAGTTGGGGAGCAGTGCTCACCTGAGATGGATACCATCTCTTTCCAGGCCCTCAGCAATCAACAGAAGGCCGTGCTGATGAGTGAGCGGGTGATGGGCATTGAGCACCCCAACACCATTCAGGAATATGTGAGTAGCCAGGCTGGGGTTAGCTTGTAGGTGTAGGTGCCTGAGGCTACCCTGACCCACCGTGACCCCACCCACAGATGCACCTGGCCCTGTACTGCTTCGCCAGCAGCCAGCTGTCCACAGCCCTGAGCCTCCTGTACCGTGCCCGCTACCTCATGCTGCTTGTGTTTGGGGAGGATCACCCTGAGATGGCATTGTTGGATGTGAGTGTTGGCGAGGAGAATGTGGGTGACCAGACCGTGGATGGACTTTGTGCAGGGGAGGAACTGACAtggtttcttccttctcccccagaACAACATCGGGCTGGTGCTGCATGGAGTAATGGAGTATGACCTGTCCCTGCGCTTCCTGGAGAACGCACTGGCTGTCACTACCAAGTACCATGGGCCCAAGGCCCTTAAGGTGGCTCTCAGGTGAGGCAGTGCTGGCTAAGAACCATGAAAACTCTTGGAGACACAGAGAGTGGTTGGGAAGGGACCCAGATTTGTCTACACAGTCGAGAAAAGTTCTTGGAAGCTCTACCTCTGCTAAGGGCCCTCCCTCTCCTTGAGTGGTTCCCCGGGAGCTCATGAGGGGATCTAGTCCTCAGGTGGAGACAATCCACCTCTTGTCTCTCTTTTGCCCTATATAATCTGCTCCTCCCAGCCACCACCTTGTCGCACGGGTTTATGAGAGCAAAGCTGAGTTCCGGTCGGCCCTCCAGCATGAGAAGGAAGGTTACACCATCTACAAGACACAGGTGGGCCTCGGCAGGGGCTAAGAAGGTTGTGCCTGTGGCCGTCCATGCAGTCCTGATCTCCCTTCCCTTTGTCCTTTATAGCTCGGTGAGGACCATGAGAAAACCAAGGAGAGCTCTGAGTACCTCAAGTGCCTGACCCAGCAGGCTGTGGCCCTGCAGCGCACCATGAATGAGATCTACCGTAATGGCTCCAGTGCTAATATCCCACCCCTCAAGGTATAGACCTGGGCTGAGCAGGGTGGGTGCAGTGCCTTAGCCTCTGGCAAGGCCACGCTAACCTGGCCTTCCATGCTACCCTCAGTTCACAGCTCCCAGCATGACCAGTGTCCTGGAGCAGCTCAATGTCATCAATGGTATCCTCTTCATTCCTCTCAGGTGAGAGCCTCCACCCAGCCCTGGCAGTCAGTTTAAGTTAAATGAGCAAGACTTTAAAAGCATATAGCCTGTAGTAAGGTTCCTTGTGATTCTTCCCAGACACCATGTAATCCAAGAAAAACATAgctagtgttttatttttctttatttttgttgtttttagttttgttgtctgttttgtgtggtggcgcatgcctttaatcccagcactcgggaggcagaggcaggcggatttctaagttcgaggccagcctggtctacagagtgagttccaggacagccagggcaacagctttggttgttctggaactcactttgcagaactcaaaaaaaaatccacctgcctctgtcttccaagtgctgggattaaaggcatgtgccaccacagcctggccatTTATTTTGTGACAGAGTTCCAAGCTAACCATGACctcatgatgtagcccaggccagcctcaaattaGTAGCCATCCTGCTTCCATCTTCTGGGTGCTGGGGTTGGAGTGAGCTGGCCTCAAGCACGTGATCCTCTGGCCTCAGGTTTTCAAGTGTTGAGATCACAGTTGACTTGTGGACTACTACCTGATTTCCTTTAAGCTTTTAGCATACCTCGttcaaatttcttctttttcttgttttggtttagacaaggtctcatgtagcccgtGTTTACCTTAACACtggctatgtagctgagaatggccttgagctcctggttttgtttcctgGCCGGCCCTCTGTTTCCCATTATATCTTGGTGATCTTTCACTTCCAGTCCATATGATGTGACTGTAGCTGTCTGCTTCTCCAGTGCAGGGCTGTCAGCTAGTTTTTTGAAAACTCTCCCACAATTCTTGCAGACTGCTTTGAAAGTAGCTCCTTCCTGGATGTGGGAGATGCTGTTGGTGGGCCAGCCGGCAATGGGAGGGAGCACCCTTGTCCTGTTTGCTGCCTCTGGTCTGCTGTAGAAGGCAGAGGTTGAGAGCAGATTGACCTTAGGTGTAGGGATGGCACACTCTCACCACATGCTGTCAGGTGTAGTCAGCACTCCATTTCTAGGAGGGGCGCCCGTTCCATACATCTCCACTGTCCTGAGTGGCAGTGTCCTGAAAGCTGCAGGGTGCCAGGGGGTCCAGGCTACTCTGACTTCACCTTCGCCTCCTAATGTTCAGCCAAAAAGACTTGGAAAACCTGAAGGCAGAGGTGGCACGGCGACACCAGCTCCAAGAGGCCAACAGAAACAGGGATAAGGCTGAAGAACCCATGGCCCccgagcctgagcctgagccagaGAGAGCCGCGGAGGACGTGGGCTCCCCTCAGACTGCCTAGGAAGGTCCTTCTTCCCTGAACTTACAGGgataaaaaaggagagaaagatggacaGTCCAGCAGCCCCATTACCCGGCGATGCAGACAGATTCCAGGAGAATTCTGGGGGCATGCCCTGCAGATTGGGAGAGGAAGCTAGTCCTCCACTTtctacccccacctcaccccaccatCTGCCTGGGGCCCTGCTCTGGTTTGCCTGCCCCTAAAAGATGGTTTTGCACTGGTTCAATGAATTTTCAATGCAGAGGCCTAATTGAAGACATGAAAGTAAAGTGTGTAGGCATCAGCTCCAGCTGGGGGGCGAGTGCCTCCCCAGCATcaagcagatgtgtgtgtgtccatgcctgTGGATGTCTTGCTCCGTCCTTTCTGATGTACATAGCCCAGTCAGTTCTGAGTGGATGACGTGCAGATGCAATTTCTCAGGTCATTTATATGTTTGACATTATGGCTGCTGCTTTTGTTGCCACTACCCCTGGGCCCAGCCTGGCTTAAAGTCCAGGTTTCAGCCAAAAAAGATGGGGGCTTTCGTGTGTCCTGGGAGGGGGAGCCAGATGTCTTCTGGTAGGGTGCAAGGTGAGACCTGCAGTGGCTTTACTGTGATTGGGCCTGGCCTACCTGTAGCCACAGGGTGAAGGGAAGGGGCCAGCAGTGGTAGACCCTACACATCCATGTGCCTGGCCTTGGCCAAGCAGGAGAGGAGGTCCTGCTACAGGCTTTGACttgcctccctgctccctgtaCCCCAGGTGAGCATAACCTTGGGGGCCAACAGTCTGAATGTATCTTTCTCCCCATTTAAACCTGAGCTGCCTAATGCACAGTTGGGTAAGGGGTGGGGACCCAGGGCTGAATTGTGGATCCCAGGGAAAGTGCCATGCACAGGAGTGATTGTCACCTCTGGAGCCTGGCTCCTCCTTGGTCTTTGCCATATAAGCACTTATACAAAGAAGCTCTGGGGTGTTGGGGCTCCTACTGCCttggctgccctctctctcccctccctgcctgtgtCGCTTCTCTTTGTCTGCTGTCCCTGAAGGAGATGGCCACCCTTTGAACTTAAGGGAGCTGTTTTAGGCAGAGCCTCTGCTTGGGGCTTTTCTGGAGCTGCTGATGGATAGTATCTGTCCAGGGACCTTGTTTCAAAGGGCATGGGCCTGGGCCAGCAAGGCACCCCCACAGCTATCAAGAacgttttcttgtttttaaaccaTCACGTCTTCATTTCACATTGGAATAAAGTGAGTTTTTGAAACCTGCTGCCCCAGCCTTCCCTGTGTGCTCTGTGGAACTTGTTCCTATTGCTTGAGTGAGGCTCAGAAGTACTGCTGGGAGgtaattatgtatatattgtgtCAAATTCAACGTTATGTTCAAGTCACTGAAGTGGAAGGGGTGCGACTCCAGTTGTTAAGCTGGGCCctacacaagaaaaaaacaagatgtAGTGAAAGATGTTTCCGGAAGAGGGAATTGATGGCAAGCTTCTGATTCTTTTGTAGTCTTTTGAACATCTCACTAGCTAGGCTTGTGCCTTATTCCCTTCCCTTGTAGCTGGTAGATAGGGTTTGGCAAGTAGAAAAGAGGAGTGCTGGTTTTGTAAGAGTCAGCTTATGTAGGGCTAGTGGAGTGGAGGGAAGAGGTGGCCAACCAGTGGACTTGTCACAGTAGTGGTCCTAACCAGTCAGCAGGCCTCAGACGTGCTTGAACATGCTTTCTGGCTTCATGATGCTCAGGGATTCAAAAGTCCTAGAGTTACATTTTATGACTTTATGAAAAATACCAGCCCTAATTTGTGATCCTTTTTTCCTAAGCCAGTGGGAGAAAGATGTTTCTGATCTTGATACTAAGTAACATCTGTTAAGTACTTACCAATGATTTTGATCATTTAAGTCTACTGTGTATGTTCCCTTTATAATTTGGTCTCTTAGagccaagactggcctcaaaatccCTTTTAAGCTGAGTGTGACTTTGAGTTCCTGGTTACCGGTGTGCATATGACACCTGGTTCATTTTGTTGTAAATGTGTTTGTTGACTTGTTGGACTCCCCACTTCTGGAAAGGGACATCACACAAAGTTGAGGCTGCTCTGCATGAGCTTAATAGTTTAATCAGATGCTTACAAGTCACCCTAGAGGCCCATTTTTCTTGGTTGGTTCCCTTAAGCATATTCGTGTTATTAAATTCCTTTGTAAAATATTGTGGGGTGCGAGAGAGGGCTCAGATAGATGTTAAGAACTTTGGCTCTTCTCCAGAACGACCCAATGACCCAGGTTTGGTTGCCAGCTCCCATATGGGAATTTACAATGGTTCACAACTCCAGTTAAAGGGATCTTCTGGCCGCTAGATACTAGGGACATACatagtacacatatgtacacacatgcaggcaaaatacttgaACATGTAAAGatcttaaaaattatgtgtagATATGAGTGCAGGTAGTGCGTATATGAACCCAGAGCATGACTTGAGAGATGGTTCTTTCCACAGTGGGTTCTGGGATGGAATTCAGATTGAATTCagggcttgtgcagcaagcacttctatCTGCTTAGACATCTCACTAGCCAATTAGATCTTTTGACAAATCAACAAGAAACTCAGTTGAGGGCCACAGGGACAACCTGAGGAATCCCTATATATTCTATGGCTGAGAAGTATCCTGAAGTGGCTCAGAGCAGCTTCAATGCAAGAAGGTATTCAACTGTTAGGGCGATTAGCTGACGCCACTGACAGTTAAGAGGAAGCTGGAAGTGGTGGTATATGCTGAGGCAGGGCTATTGA
Above is a genomic segment from Mus caroli chromosome 11, CAROLI_EIJ_v1.1, whole genome shotgun sequence containing:
- the Cluh gene encoding clustered mitochondria protein homolog isoform X1: MAWARVCASCCQQLAEAVLPTTGVDGAEERTPLLSSAPASLPPMPSVHRGSGTPSAGFLCSPNGFASSGSVSEVCGEVGLSTSSSSFQGPEASGAAWPSVVLLPDLEQNERQGECALPGAAPAGLAPLKPEASWSSSPEPTSCITTRIEAETGTRDRGRNGPGPGQGSWLPYCHGSPETSEPRRTQLLTVPDLPSVMLLNGDCSENLKKEEGTSEPPRENGLDEGEPGDETTGQEVIVIQDTGFSVKILAPGIEPFSLQVSPQEMVQEIHQVLMDREDTCHRTCFSLHLDGNMLDHFSELRSVEGLQEGSGLRVVEEPYTVREARIHVRHVRDLLKSLDPSDAFNGVDCNSLSFLSVFTDGDLGDSGKRKKGLEMDPIDCTPPEYILPGSRERPLCPLQPQNRDWKPLQCLKVLTMSGWNPPPGNRKMHGDLMYLFVITAEDRQVSITASTRGFYLNQSTAYHFNPKPASPRFLSHSLVELLNQISPTFKKNFAVLQKKRVQRHPFERIATPFQVYSWTAPQAEHAMDCVRAEDAYTSRLGYEEHIPGQTRDWNEELQTTRELPRKNLPERLLRERAIFKVHSDFTAAATRGAMAVIDGNVMAINPSEETKMQMFIWNNIFFSLGFDVRDHYKDFGGDVAAYVAPTNDLNGVRTYNAVDVEGLYTLGTVVVDYRGYRVTAQSIIPGILERDQEQSVIYGSIDFGKTVVSHPRYLELLERTSRPLKILRHRVLNDRDEEVELCSSVECKGIIGNDGRHYILDLLRTFPPDLNFLPVPGEELPEECSRAGFPRTHRHKLCCLRQELVDAFVEHRYLLFMKLAALQLMQQKASKVETTTSLENGDLPSSAETKSEDSIGPEAGCEEEEGSSVSGLAKVKELAETIASDDGTVDPRSREVIRNACKAVGSISSTAFDIRFNPDIFSPGVRFPESCQDEVRDQKQLLKDAAAFLLSCQIPGLVKDCTEYAVLPMDGATLAEVMRQRGINMRYLGKVLDLVLRSPARDQLDHIYKIGIGELITRSAKHIFKTYLQGVELSGLSAAISHFLNCFLSSYPNPVAHLPADELLSKKRNKRRKNRPPGAADNTAWAVMTPQELWKNICHEAKNYFDFTLECDSVDQAVETYGLQKITLLREISLKTGIQILLKEYSFDSRHKPAFTEEDVLNIFPVVKHVNPKASDAFHFFQSGQAKVQQGFLKEGCELINEALNLFNNVYGAMHVEICACLRLLARLHYIMGDYAEALSNQQKAVLMSERVMGIEHPNTIQEYMHLALYCFASSQLSTALSLLYRARYLMLLVFGEDHPEMALLDNNIGLVLHGVMEYDLSLRFLENALAVTTKYHGPKALKVALSHHLVARVYESKAEFRSALQHEKEGYTIYKTQLGEDHEKTKESSEYLKCLTQQAVALQRTMNEIYRNGSSANIPPLKFTAPSMTSVLEQLNVINGILFIPLSQKDLENLKAEVARRHQLQEANRNRDKAEEPMAPEPEPEPERAAEDVGSPQTA
- the Cluh gene encoding clustered mitochondria protein homolog isoform X2, with protein sequence MVIKTDELPAAAPADNAREHGSQAGGKGRPNAADLPSVMLLNGDCSENLKKEEGTSEPPRENGLDEGEPGDETTGQEVIVIQDTGFSVKILAPGIEPFSLQVSPQEMVQEIHQVLMDREDTCHRTCFSLHLDGNMLDHFSELRSVEGLQEGSGLRVVEEPYTVREARIHVRHVRDLLKSLDPSDAFNGVDCNSLSFLSVFTDGDLGDSGKRKKGLEMDPIDCTPPEYILPGSRERPLCPLQPQNRDWKPLQCLKVLTMSGWNPPPGNRKMHGDLMYLFVITAEDRQVSITASTRGFYLNQSTAYHFNPKPASPRFLSHSLVELLNQISPTFKKNFAVLQKKRVQRHPFERIATPFQVYSWTAPQAEHAMDCVRAEDAYTSRLGYEEHIPGQTRDWNEELQTTRELPRKNLPERLLRERAIFKVHSDFTAAATRGAMAVIDGNVMAINPSEETKMQMFIWNNIFFSLGFDVRDHYKDFGGDVAAYVAPTNDLNGVRTYNAVDVEGLYTLGTVVVDYRGYRVTAQSIIPGILERDQEQSVIYGSIDFGKTVVSHPRYLELLERTSRPLKILRHRVLNDRDEEVELCSSVECKGIIGNDGRHYILDLLRTFPPDLNFLPVPGEELPEECSRAGFPRTHRHKLCCLRQELVDAFVEHRYLLFMKLAALQLMQQKASKVETTTSLENGDLPSSAETKSEDSIGPEAGCEEEEGSSVSGLAKVKELAETIASDDGTVDPRSREVIRNACKAVGSISSTAFDIRFNPDIFSPGVRFPESCQDEVRDQKQLLKDAAAFLLSCQIPGLVKDCTEYAVLPMDGATLAEVMRQRGINMRYLGKVLDLVLRSPARDQLDHIYKIGIGELITRSAKHIFKTYLQGVELSGLSAAISHFLNCFLSSYPNPVAHLPADELLSKKRNKRRKNRPPGAADNTAWAVMTPQELWKNICHEAKNYFDFTLECDSVDQAVETYGLQKITLLREISLKTGIQILLKEYSFDSRHKPAFTEEDVLNIFPVVKHVNPKASDAFHFFQSGQAKVQQGFLKEGCELINEALNLFNNVYGAMHVEICACLRLLARLHYIMGDYAEALSNQQKAVLMSERVMGIEHPNTIQEYMHLALYCFASSQLSTALSLLYRARYLMLLVFGEDHPEMALLDNNIGLVLHGVMEYDLSLRFLENALAVTTKYHGPKALKVALSHHLVARVYESKAEFRSALQHEKEGYTIYKTQLGEDHEKTKESSEYLKCLTQQAVALQRTMNEIYRNGSSANIPPLKFTAPSMTSVLEQLNVINGILFIPLSQKDLENLKAEVARRHQLQEANRNRDKAEEPMAPEPEPEPERAAEDVGSPQTA